Within Pseudomonas sp. LBUM920, the genomic segment TGCACTGGCCCCAGGCGTTCGCCCTGAGCCAGCGGTTGTGCGCTGACGGTGATGGCCAGGTCGAGCTGATTGGCCATAAACATATTCAGCAGTTCACCGCTGGTGCGCGCTTCGACTTCCAGCTCCAGCAAGGGGTTGTCGGCGATCAAGCGCGGCAAAAACGCCTGCATGAACGCCGGCGCATAGGTATCGGGAATGCCCAGACGAATCTTGCCCTGCATGCGCTGTGGCATCAGCGCGATCAGCAGGCGGTCATGGCTCTTGAGAAACTCGGTGGTTTCGCCGAGCAGTTTCTGACCATACAGGGTCAGCTCCACGCCCTGGTTGCTGCGGCTGAACAGGCGCTGGCCGATTTGCTCCTCAAGCTTTTGAATTTGTGTGGTCACGGTCGATGCGCTGCGGTGCACATGCTCGGCCGCTTCGTTGAAGCGCCGAAAGCGCGCCACGGCGTGAAAAGTGCGTAACAAGTCGATGTTCAGTTGTTTGGCCATGATTCCACTATTACGAATTTATGGTGCAGGTAATTCAAATATACAGAAGCATGCGCGGCCTTTAGCCTTTGAGTCAACGTGCACTGACGAGAGGCCTCATGACGCGATCAACCTTGAAACGGCTGCTGTTGCAGGTGGCGTTTGTGCTGTCCTGGAGCTCCGGCTACATCGGCGCCAAGTTGGGTACGCAAGGCAGCGGGGCATTCAACCTGCTGTTCTGGCGCTTCTTGCTGGTGTCGGTGTGCCTGGGGCTGTTTTTGAACGTGAAGCTGTTGAAGGTGACCTGGGCTCAGATTCGCCATTACGCCGTGATCGGCTTTCTCTCGCAGTTCCTCTACCTGAGCTGCCTGTATGTGGCGATCCAAAACGGATTGCCGCCCGGCATTGCGGCCATCATCGCGGCGCTGCAGCCGTTGATGACGGCGGCATTGTCGACCGGCAGCGCTGCCGAGCGCAGCGGTGGCTGGCAGTGGGTCGGGTTGATGATCAGCTTTGCCGGGGTCTCCATCGTAATCGCCGGGCAGTACAGCAGTGGCGGGCAGAGCGTCGGCTTTGTCATGTACTTGTTGCCACTGGCCGCAGCGCTGGGGCTGACACTGGCGACCTTGTACGAGCGCCGGGCCGCGCAGCGCCAGGACGCGGGGTTGGTGTTGCCGCTGTTCATCCAGTCGTTGCTCACGCTGATCGGCTTTTCCGGCGCCGTGCTCTATACCGGCACCTTCAGTGTTCCTCATGACTCGGACGTGTTGATCTCTATCGCCTGGCTGACGGTGTTTTCCACATTCGTCGCGTATTTGAGCTTGTGGATGTTGTTGCGGGTAATGACAGCGACCCACGTGGCAGCGCTGGTCTATCTGGAGCCACCGGTCACCCTGGTGTGGGCGGCGTTGATGTTTGGCGATGCGATCCAGGGCTCAACCTACGCCGGCATTGCAGTGGTGGTGGCGGGGCTG encodes:
- a CDS encoding DMT family transporter → MTRSTLKRLLLQVAFVLSWSSGYIGAKLGTQGSGAFNLLFWRFLLVSVCLGLFLNVKLLKVTWAQIRHYAVIGFLSQFLYLSCLYVAIQNGLPPGIAAIIAALQPLMTAALSTGSAAERSGGWQWVGLMISFAGVSIVIAGQYSSGGQSVGFVMYLLPLAAALGLTLATLYERRAAQRQDAGLVLPLFIQSLLTLIGFSGAVLYTGTFSVPHDSDVLISIAWLTVFSTFVAYLSLWMLLRVMTATHVAALVYLEPPVTLVWAALMFGDAIQGSTYAGIAVVVAGLVLVRLKQPTVACAS
- a CDS encoding LysR substrate-binding domain-containing protein encodes the protein MAKQLNIDLLRTFHAVARFRRFNEAAEHVHRSASTVTTQIQKLEEQIGQRLFSRSNQGVELTLYGQKLLGETTEFLKSHDRLLIALMPQRMQGKIRLGIPDTYAPAFMQAFLPRLIADNPLLELEVEARTSGELLNMFMANQLDLAITVSAQPLAQGERLGPVQPLWVAAEGFSCAPNAALPITVPVAGCPYRAAALQALKDHGIYHRVLLESPNSTAVEACIRSGVAVGLIEESRMGSGLTQKVAGFELPPLPVHHLYLLCDSSNALALHLYAQVKQGFHI